Proteins found in one Stanieria cyanosphaera PCC 7437 genomic segment:
- a CDS encoding ParA family protein, whose product MSQIFAIVNQKGGAGKTTTAVHFAYWLSQQGTVLMVDADAQQSSATWLEELKLPCEIINEPDELFDRLPELAENYDFVIVDGPASFSETTRVILTRADLALIPCKPAGLDMHSTNRVIRLIRQAKDLRGGLPKAALFLNQAKKGTVLLREAKVALSKTGIELLDAVIYDRSIITDAPSQGQVVWQMSGASAKVAASEYDLLFQETSEVLDGKN is encoded by the coding sequence ATGAGCCAAATCTTTGCCATTGTCAATCAAAAAGGAGGCGCGGGCAAAACTACTACTGCCGTCCACTTTGCCTATTGGCTCTCTCAACAAGGTACTGTTCTAATGGTCGATGCCGATGCCCAACAGAGTAGTGCCACTTGGCTTGAAGAATTGAAGTTGCCTTGTGAGATCATCAATGAGCCTGATGAATTGTTTGACCGACTTCCCGAACTTGCCGAGAATTATGATTTTGTTATTGTCGATGGCCCGGCTAGTTTTAGTGAAACGACGAGAGTTATCTTAACTCGTGCCGATTTAGCCTTAATTCCTTGTAAACCAGCAGGTTTGGATATGCACAGCACCAACCGCGTTATCAGATTGATCAGACAAGCTAAAGATTTACGAGGAGGTTTACCCAAAGCTGCATTGTTTTTGAATCAAGCTAAAAAAGGTACTGTTTTACTTAGAGAAGCTAAAGTTGCTCTATCTAAAACTGGAATCGAATTACTCGATGCAGTTATTTACGATCGCTCTATAATTACGGACGCTCCGAGCCAGGGTCAAGTGGTATGGCAAATGAGCGGAGCTTCGGCAAAAGTCGCAGCAAGTGAATACGATCTACTTTTTCAAGAAACGAGTGAGGTATTAGATGGCAAGAACTAG